In Chloroflexota bacterium, a single genomic region encodes these proteins:
- a CDS encoding sulfopyruvate decarboxylase has product MTVSRDNSKAVYQGIKDSGVRFITALPETWLVYLLQLADDDPEMCLLEVAKEEEAIGVAAGAHFAGKPHLLLMQNHGFLASINGIVSLAMSYRVPLTMLIAVRGHWGEPYPWHTQGGIHTEPVLRALGLPFEYARDPAKVGKQIKEAVTFANSSLSPVALLLTRDLMED; this is encoded by the coding sequence ATGACCGTCTCTCGTGACAACTCAAAAGCCGTCTATCAGGGCATTAAGGACTCCGGCGTCCGCTTTATTACGGCTTTGCCCGAAACGTGGCTAGTCTATCTTTTGCAATTAGCCGACGATGACCCGGAGATGTGTTTGTTAGAAGTGGCGAAGGAAGAAGAGGCCATCGGCGTTGCCGCCGGGGCGCATTTTGCAGGCAAGCCCCACCTCCTGCTCATGCAAAATCACGGCTTCCTGGCCAGCATCAACGGCATCGTGTCGCTGGCGATGTCGTATCGCGTGCCGCTGACGATGCTCATCGCCGTGCGCGGGCACTGGGGCGAGCCGTATCCCTGGCACACTCAGGGCGGCATTCACACCGAGCCGGTCCTGCGCGCTCTCGGCCTGCCGTTTGAATACGCCCGCGACCCGGCCAAAGTTGGCAAGCAGATCAAAGAGGCCGTTACCTTCGCCAACAGTTCGCTTTCGCCGGTAGCGCTTCTCCTCACCCGCGACCTGATGGAGGACTAG
- a CDS encoding thiamine pyrophosphate-binding protein codes for MKRADCIKALYPELEDRLVVTIMGACAQELYDLGHRENFFYLEHAMGLASSIGLGLAISLPHEKVVVMDGDGSVLMNLGGLATLARYRPPNLTHLIFDNGSLLSTGGFASHTTSGVTDLAAIARGAGCPKVSLVQTVYEFMEAAADAFEGDTMTTIVAKVEAVGPDHYGMDMSLPENGFRFARYIKERQK; via the coding sequence ATGAAACGCGCCGACTGCATCAAAGCGCTGTATCCCGAACTTGAAGATCGGCTGGTGGTCACCATCATGGGCGCGTGCGCTCAAGAGCTTTACGATCTCGGCCACCGCGAGAACTTCTTCTATCTCGAACACGCCATGGGCCTGGCTTCGTCCATCGGTTTGGGATTGGCGATCAGTTTGCCACACGAGAAAGTGGTGGTGATGGACGGCGACGGCTCGGTGCTGATGAATCTGGGCGGGCTGGCGACTCTGGCCCGCTACCGGCCTCCCAACCTCACCCATCTCATCTTCGACAATGGCAGTTTGCTCTCCACCGGCGGCTTCGCTTCCCACACCACCTCCGGCGTCACCGACTTGGCCGCCATTGCCCGTGGCGCCGGTTGCCCTAAAGTCTCGCTCGTCCAGACCGTGTACGAGTTTATGGAAGCCGCCGCCGACGCTTTTGAGGGGGACACAATGACGACCATCGTCGCTAAAGTTGAGGCGGTCGGCCCGGATCACTACGGCATGGACATGTCTTTGCCGGAGAATGGATTCCGGTTTGCCCGGTATATCAAAGAACGTCAAAAATAG
- a CDS encoding cyclase family protein — protein MAPVTVLSLLVEELNNGRVKVVDLTQPLGEETPVIGLPPIFAPSPGFSREVISRYDDKGPGWYWNTIHLGEHTGTHFDAPIHWVTGKDLANNSLDTIPAHKFIGPACVIDMSKESAMYEDFLLTREQVLAWEGEHGRIPAGAWVLLRTDWWKRTDPARFLNVKEDGPHAPGFHKDCSHFLAYERDVLGVGVETIGTDAGQAGKFDPPFPNHTTMHGAGKFGLASLRNLDQLPPTGAIVIASPLKIVEGSGSPLRVLALAPA, from the coding sequence ATGGCCCCCGTCACCGTCCTCTCGCTCCTCGTCGAAGAACTCAACAATGGCCGCGTCAAAGTGGTTGACCTGACTCAGCCGCTGGGCGAAGAAACGCCTGTTATTGGCCTGCCGCCCATCTTTGCCCCCTCGCCCGGCTTCAGCCGCGAAGTGATCTCACGCTACGACGACAAGGGGCCAGGCTGGTATTGGAACACGATTCATCTGGGCGAGCACACCGGCACGCACTTCGATGCGCCCATTCACTGGGTGACCGGCAAGGATTTGGCGAACAATTCGCTCGACACGATCCCGGCTCACAAGTTCATCGGCCCGGCTTGCGTGATTGACATGAGCAAAGAGTCGGCCATGTACGAAGACTTCCTACTCACCCGCGAGCAAGTGCTGGCCTGGGAGGGCGAGCACGGCAGGATTCCGGCGGGCGCGTGGGTGCTTCTGCGAACCGACTGGTGGAAACGAACCGACCCGGCCAGGTTCCTCAACGTGAAGGAAGACGGGCCGCACGCGCCGGGCTTCCACAAAGACTGCTCACACTTCCTGGCTTACGAGCGCGACGTGCTGGGCGTAGGTGTGGAAACAATTGGCACCGACGCCGGGCAAGCCGGCAAGTTCGACCCGCCGTTTCCGAATCACACCACCATGCACGGCGCGGGCAAGTTTGGACTGGCCAGCCTGCGCAACCTTGATCAACTGCCGCCGACGGGCGCAATCGTCATCGCCTCGCCGCTCAAGATTGTGGAAGGTTCCGGCAGTCCGCTGAGAGTGTTGGCGCTGGCTCCAGCCTGA
- a CDS encoding ABC transporter ATP-binding protein — protein sequence MPILEARIESFKYFAAQRPSLGKISLDVEPGEFIILTGPAGSGKTTLCYALTGVIPHSIEGTYAGQVKIDGQELNTMRLAQVSRLCGFVLQSPEYQLFNLTVKDDVAFGPENMTLPPGEVLARIAGSLAQVGMQGFDDRNSDLLSGGQMQRVVLACVLAMRTDLLILDQPTAELDPVGRKQIYDHLLQLNRDKGKTIIVADDRLSDVARYASRIVLLEHGEIVHLDEPKAFFADRAVFTSGLRIPAPARLHHYLESHGYPPCPLDLDIAGTAEQYRPLLNGLAREMTAAQPPRPVETVAPAEIQIERLAHVYPTGQTALSEVSLTIGQGEFMAIVGENGAGKTTLAKHLIGLLRPTRGRVLLQGRDIAASSIARLSDQVGYLFQDPDYQIFSNSVYEEVAFALKIRRVPVTEIKGRVMAVLEQLGLSVYADTHPYRLSRGQRQRLALASIFVHSPPILVVDEPSTGLDYAETHDIMRMLADRNRSGATVLIITHDIELVLRYSRRSVVVSGGRIRLDVPTGELHRHLDELDTAGILIPDQFELLKALDLHTHITSVHELGDLILTAQTRAGEGR from the coding sequence ATGCCAATTCTTGAAGCCCGCATCGAAAGTTTCAAATACTTTGCCGCGCAACGACCTAGCCTGGGCAAAATTTCTCTCGATGTGGAGCCGGGCGAATTTATCATCCTCACCGGCCCGGCGGGCAGTGGCAAGACTACGTTGTGCTATGCGCTGACCGGCGTCATTCCTCATTCCATTGAGGGAACCTATGCCGGCCAGGTCAAGATTGACGGCCAAGAGCTAAACACCATGCGGTTGGCTCAAGTCTCCCGGTTGTGCGGCTTCGTCCTGCAAAGCCCGGAATATCAACTCTTCAACCTGACCGTCAAAGACGATGTGGCCTTCGGGCCGGAGAATATGACTCTCCCGCCGGGCGAAGTGTTGGCGCGCATTGCCGGTTCGTTGGCCCAAGTGGGGATGCAGGGCTTCGATGATCGCAACTCGGATTTGCTTTCCGGCGGGCAAATGCAACGGGTGGTACTGGCCTGCGTTCTGGCAATGCGCACCGATTTGCTGATCCTGGATCAGCCGACGGCCGAACTTGATCCGGTGGGCCGCAAACAGATCTACGATCATCTGCTTCAACTCAACCGGGATAAAGGCAAGACGATCATCGTTGCCGATGACCGATTGAGTGACGTGGCCCGCTACGCCAGCCGCATTGTGCTGTTGGAACACGGCGAAATCGTGCACCTTGACGAGCCTAAGGCTTTCTTTGCCGATCGGGCCGTCTTCACCAGCGGCCTCCGGATTCCGGCCCCGGCCCGCTTGCATCACTATCTGGAGTCTCACGGCTATCCACCCTGTCCGCTGGACTTGGACATTGCCGGCACGGCCGAGCAGTACCGGCCACTGCTTAATGGGTTGGCCCGGGAAATGACTGCGGCCCAACCGCCTCGCCCGGTGGAAACTGTTGCCCCGGCAGAAATCCAAATCGAGCGCTTGGCCCATGTCTATCCTACCGGTCAGACCGCGTTAAGTGAGGTGAGCCTGACTATTGGCCAGGGTGAATTTATGGCGATCGTCGGCGAGAACGGCGCGGGTAAGACGACACTGGCCAAACACCTCATTGGCCTGCTTCGCCCCACCAGGGGTCGCGTTTTATTGCAGGGCCGGGACATCGCGGCCTCCTCCATCGCCCGCCTTTCAGATCAAGTGGGCTATTTGTTTCAGGATCCGGACTACCAGATTTTCTCCAACTCGGTTTATGAGGAAGTGGCGTTTGCCTTGAAAATTCGCCGCGTGCCGGTCACCGAAATCAAGGGCAGGGTGATGGCCGTGCTGGAACAGTTGGGGTTGTCTGTCTACGCCGACACTCACCCCTACCGGTTGAGCCGTGGTCAGCGCCAACGTTTGGCGCTGGCTTCCATCTTTGTCCACAGCCCGCCGATTCTCGTCGTGGATGAACCGAGCACCGGTCTGGATTACGCCGAGACCCATGACATCATGCGCATGTTGGCCGACCGGAATCGCTCCGGGGCTACCGTCTTGATCATCACCCATGACATTGAGTTGGTGTTGCGTTACTCCCGGCGCTCGGTGGTGGTGTCGGGTGGCCGGATCCGGTTGGATGTGCCAACCGGGGAACTGCATCGTCACCTGGACGAATTGGACACAGCCGGTATTCTGATCCCCGATCAGTTTGAGTTGCTCAAGGCCCTCGATTTGCATACCCATATCACCAGCGTGCACGAGCTGGGGGACCTGATCTTGACTGCTCAGACCCGGGCCGGAGAAGGGAGATGA
- a CDS encoding energy-coupling factor transporter transmembrane protein EcfT, translating to MPLITPYTYKDNVVHRLDPRSKLLWFLAMMILSIVTRQPALLAAGIGLVILVSLAAGLDIRRYWPLAQAMIPVTIAVVILQLLYADGPVFARLGPAALHLNGFGIAFTVMFRIIFIVTVCLQFFMWVHPTDLALTFVAFKLPYRYALLFGLSLRTFPVLERELVRIYDSQAARGLELDGSLRKIIRLIPVMLPFVLRALRRTTEVAIAMELRAFGLDKTRTYLRSIHFTRNDWIACVLLMTACLGYLVWYSQTF from the coding sequence ATGCCACTGATTACACCCTACACGTATAAGGATAATGTTGTTCACCGGCTGGACCCGCGCAGTAAACTGCTCTGGTTCCTGGCGATGATGATCCTGTCCATTGTCACCCGGCAACCGGCGCTCCTGGCGGCTGGCATTGGGCTGGTGATTCTGGTTTCGCTGGCGGCGGGGCTGGACATCCGGCGCTACTGGCCGCTGGCCCAGGCGATGATCCCGGTCACAATCGCCGTCGTGATCTTGCAGTTACTTTACGCGGACGGCCCGGTCTTTGCACGTCTCGGGCCGGCCGCTTTGCATCTCAACGGATTTGGCATTGCCTTCACCGTCATGTTCCGAATCATTTTTATTGTGACCGTGTGTTTGCAGTTCTTTATGTGGGTTCATCCGACCGATCTGGCCCTGACTTTTGTCGCCTTCAAACTGCCTTATCGCTACGCCCTGCTGTTTGGGTTGTCCTTGAGAACTTTCCCGGTGTTGGAACGTGAACTGGTCAGAATTTACGACAGCCAGGCGGCGCGTGGGTTGGAACTGGATGGCAGTTTGCGGAAGATCATCCGTCTGATTCCGGTGATGTTGCCTTTCGTCTTGCGGGCGCTTCGGCGCACGACCGAAGTTGCCATCGCCATGGAACTGCGAGCCTTTGGCCTCGATAAAACCCGCACCTATTTGCGCTCCATTCACTTCACTCGCAACGACTGGATAGCCTGTGTCTTGCTGATGACCGCTTGTCTCGGTTATCTCGTCTGGTATTCTCAGACTTTTTGA
- a CDS encoding cyclase family protein: protein MSSITDLLADLASGKVKVVDLTQPLGPDTPVIDLPPMFAPSPGLTMTEISRYNDKGPGWYWNTLHLGEHTGTHFDAPIHWVTGKDLPNNSTDTIEPRRFVGPACVIDVRAEVAKDPDFLLSIDGVKAWEAKNGAIPAGAWVLLQTGWASRGNDKAAFLNADGEGPHTPGFHQTTSEFLAKERDVLGVGVETIGTDAGQAGKFNPPFPNHGIMHGNGKFGLASLCNLDQLPPTGAMLVTAPLKIVNGSGSPLRVLALVPA, encoded by the coding sequence ATGTCTTCTATTACCGATCTGCTTGCCGACCTGGCCTCGGGCAAGGTCAAAGTGGTGGACCTCACCCAACCTCTCGGCCCAGATACTCCGGTGATCGATCTGCCGCCGATGTTTGCGCCTTCACCCGGTTTGACTATGACCGAGATTTCGCGTTATAACGACAAAGGCCCGGGTTGGTATTGGAACACCCTCCACCTCGGCGAACACACGGGCACTCACTTTGACGCCCCGATCCACTGGGTCACGGGCAAGGATTTGCCCAACAATTCCACAGATACGATCGAACCGCGCCGCTTTGTCGGCCCGGCCTGTGTGATTGATGTCCGGGCCGAAGTAGCCAAAGACCCAGATTTCCTGCTGTCCATTGACGGCGTCAAAGCCTGGGAAGCTAAAAACGGCGCTATTCCGGCCGGAGCCTGGGTCTTGTTGCAGACCGGCTGGGCCAGCCGCGGCAACGACAAAGCCGCCTTCCTGAACGCCGACGGGGAAGGCCCCCACACGCCAGGTTTCCATCAAACCACCTCGGAGTTTTTGGCGAAGGAGCGTGATGTTCTTGGCGTTGGCGTCGAGACGATCGGCACCGATGCCGGGCAAGCCGGCAAGTTTAACCCGCCGTTCCCCAATCACGGCATCATGCACGGCAACGGCAAGTTTGGCCTGGCCAGCCTGTGCAACCTTGATCAACTACCGCCCACCGGAGCCATGCTCGTCACCGCGCCGTTGAAGATTGTGAACGGCTCCGGGAGTCCGCTGAGGGTGTTGGCGTTGGTTCCGGCGTAA
- the thrC gene encoding threonine synthase translates to MKILCSDCSREVPFGALGRCSTCGGILRPDYDGEAVNTLRTVQPGPGLDRYRALMPVSSPIPFLGEGDTPLIRSRRIGLALGLENLYFKNEGRNPSGAFKDRAAALAVALAIDAETKGMLTASSGNSASAISAYCAAAGLKCLILLEPGNPPAKLRQALATGAQVLPVKGIFGQGPEALRNLLTEVAARLNYYLGFVWAPINPYILEGIKTISYEIATRLPGAPDVVVAPVGGGDMFTAQWRGWLELKRAGVISKLPRMIGVQSVNAPPLLEAFRAEAKHVPSLPYANSKISGINVAFTGDHALAAVRESGGAVMGVKDEEVMAMQGRLGREEGIWVEPASAAPVTAIPELLTRGLIQSHEKVVCVFSGAGFKDAHLAEAEAAAINQGEPAGFEVEEIVKLAGKTMGA, encoded by the coding sequence ATGAAAATTCTCTGCTCCGACTGCTCACGCGAAGTTCCATTTGGCGCGCTAGGCCGATGCTCAACCTGCGGCGGCATCCTACGACCCGACTACGACGGTGAAGCCGTCAACACCCTCCGAACCGTTCAACCCGGCCCCGGCCTGGATCGGTATCGCGCCTTGATGCCCGTCTCTTCGCCCATCCCGTTTCTGGGCGAAGGCGACACGCCGCTGATTCGTTCGCGCCGAATCGGGCTGGCGCTCGGACTCGAAAACCTGTACTTCAAGAACGAAGGTCGAAACCCAAGCGGCGCTTTCAAGGATCGGGCGGCGGCGCTGGCGGTGGCGCTGGCGATTGATGCTGAAACCAAAGGCATGCTCACTGCTTCGTCCGGCAACTCGGCCTCAGCCATCTCGGCCTACTGCGCCGCCGCCGGGCTGAAATGCCTCATCCTGCTCGAACCCGGCAACCCGCCAGCCAAACTGCGGCAGGCGCTGGCAACTGGCGCGCAGGTGCTTCCGGTCAAGGGCATCTTCGGGCAAGGGCCGGAGGCGCTTCGCAACCTGCTCACCGAAGTGGCGGCCCGGCTGAATTACTATCTTGGCTTTGTGTGGGCGCCGATCAATCCCTACATTCTCGAAGGCATCAAGACGATCTCGTATGAGATCGCAACTCGCCTGCCCGGCGCGCCGGATGTCGTCGTCGCCCCGGTGGGCGGCGGCGACATGTTCACCGCCCAGTGGCGGGGCTGGCTTGAGTTGAAGCGGGCGGGGGTGATCTCAAAGTTGCCGCGCATGATCGGCGTGCAATCGGTGAACGCGCCGCCACTGCTCGAAGCGTTTCGGGCTGAGGCGAAGCACGTTCCATCTTTACCTTACGCCAACTCAAAAATCTCCGGCATCAATGTCGCCTTCACTGGCGATCACGCGCTGGCGGCGGTGCGCGAGTCGGGCGGGGCGGTAATGGGCGTGAAGGATGAAGAGGTGATGGCGATGCAGGGCCGCCTCGGGCGCGAAGAGGGGATTTGGGTGGAACCGGCCTCGGCGGCGCCGGTGACGGCCATCCCTGAACTACTCACTCGCGGGTTGATTCAATCCCATGAGAAAGTCGTCTGTGTCTTCAGCGGAGCCGGGTTCAAAGACGCGCACCTGGCCGAGGCCGAAGCGGCGGCAATCAATCAAGGCGAGCCGGCCGGGTTTGAGGTTGAGGAAATCGTGAAGTTAGCGGGGAAGACAATGGGCGCATGA
- a CDS encoding aminotransferase class V-fold PLP-dependent enzyme: MSFREKFPIFQKKTYLNSCSQGALSTDVQSAYQTYLNDWDEKGSPWELWVEKSEAARQAFAALINADPNEVADCTSVSAGVSAVASALDFSGQRNEVVMSDFEFPTIGQIWHAQEKRGAKVVHVPAAGNIIPMERFEAAITERTRIVSITHVCFRNGSRLDVPAIVELAHRKGALVLLDAYQALGTLPIDVKKLKVDFLAGGVLKYLLASAGLAFMVVRKDLVPGLKPTTMGWFSQANIFAMDIYANTPSPTARRFESGTPPVPNIYAGLAGMKLIQSASIEKIESHIQEITGAIKEGALQHGFNLVTPLDPAKHGALICLRSPSGKVDLLVKRLEADGVVTSSRDNNLRISPHYYNNQRDVDVLMDCLMKHKELLV, translated from the coding sequence ATGTCGTTCCGCGAAAAATTTCCCATCTTTCAGAAGAAGACCTATTTGAATAGCTGTTCTCAGGGCGCGCTCTCGACCGATGTTCAGAGTGCCTATCAGACCTACCTCAACGACTGGGACGAGAAAGGCTCGCCCTGGGAATTGTGGGTGGAGAAGAGTGAGGCCGCCCGCCAGGCGTTCGCCGCCCTGATCAACGCCGACCCGAACGAAGTGGCCGACTGCACTTCGGTGTCGGCTGGGGTGAGCGCCGTCGCCAGCGCCCTCGATTTCAGCGGCCAACGGAACGAAGTAGTGATGAGCGACTTCGAGTTCCCCACCATCGGCCAAATCTGGCACGCTCAGGAGAAGCGCGGGGCAAAAGTGGTTCACGTGCCTGCCGCCGGCAACATCATTCCGATGGAACGCTTCGAGGCGGCCATCACCGAGCGCACCAGGATCGTCTCCATTACTCACGTTTGCTTCCGCAACGGCTCGCGGCTGGATGTGCCAGCCATCGTCGAACTGGCGCACCGTAAAGGCGCGCTGGTGCTGTTGGATGCTTATCAGGCGCTCGGCACACTGCCGATTGATGTGAAGAAGTTGAAGGTGGACTTTTTGGCGGGCGGCGTGCTCAAGTATTTGCTGGCCTCCGCCGGGCTGGCCTTCATGGTTGTCCGCAAAGATTTAGTGCCGGGGCTGAAGCCGACGACGATGGGCTGGTTCTCGCAGGCCAACATCTTTGCCATGGACATTTACGCTAACACGCCCTCGCCCACCGCCCGCCGCTTTGAATCCGGCACGCCGCCCGTGCCGAACATTTACGCCGGGCTGGCCGGAATGAAACTCATCCAGTCGGCGAGCATCGAGAAGATAGAAAGCCACATCCAGGAGATCACGGGCGCGATCAAAGAAGGCGCACTGCAACATGGCTTCAACCTCGTCACTCCGCTCGACCCGGCCAAACACGGGGCGCTGATCTGCCTGCGCTCCCCTTCGGGCAAGGTGGACTTGCTGGTCAAGCGTCTCGAAGCCGACGGCGTCGTCACTTCCAGCCGCGACAACAACCTGCGAATCTCACCGCACTACTACAACAACCAGAGAGATGTGGATGTGCTGATGGATTGTTTGATGAAGCATAAGGAATTGTTGGTGTAG
- a CDS encoding ABC transporter ATP-binding protein yields the protein MATPLLRLTNLNTHYGPSHILQDVNMEIYEGEIVCLLGGNGAGKTTTLKTVLGLVKPTSGAVEFHGEPVQERTTSYRIERGMSVVPENRRIFGPMTVMENLQMGAYLRKDPAGINEDLERVLTLFPRLKERLNQAGGTMSGGEQQMLAMARALMARPQLLLMDEPSMGLAPLLVEQNFDIIQQINKQGTTIFVVEQNASMALSIANRGYVLQTGRVVLADEAENLLNNELMRKAYLGR from the coding sequence ATGGCCACTCCGCTTCTGCGCCTCACCAACCTCAACACTCACTACGGCCCCAGCCACATTTTGCAAGATGTGAACATGGAGATTTACGAGGGCGAGATTGTGTGCCTGCTGGGCGGCAACGGCGCGGGCAAGACGACGACTCTCAAGACAGTGCTAGGCTTGGTGAAACCCACCAGCGGCGCGGTCGAATTTCATGGCGAGCCGGTGCAAGAGCGCACCACCTCGTATCGCATCGAACGCGGCATGTCGGTGGTGCCGGAGAACCGACGCATCTTTGGCCCGATGACGGTGATGGAAAACTTGCAGATGGGCGCTTACCTGCGCAAAGACCCGGCCGGCATCAACGAAGATTTGGAGCGGGTGTTGACACTCTTCCCGCGCCTCAAGGAACGGCTGAACCAGGCCGGCGGCACGATGAGCGGCGGCGAACAACAAATGCTGGCCATGGCCCGCGCTCTCATGGCCCGCCCACAACTCCTGCTCATGGATGAGCCTTCGATGGGCCTGGCTCCGCTCCTCGTCGAGCAGAATTTCGACATCATCCAGCAGATCAACAAGCAGGGCACGACGATCTTCGTCGTCGAGCAGAACGCCAGCATGGCCCTCTCGATTGCCAATCGCGGCTACGTTTTGCAAACAGGCCGGGTTGTGCTGGCCGACGAGGCTGAGAATCTACTGAATAATGAGTTGATGCGCAAAGCGTATTTAGGGCGGTAG
- a CDS encoding ABC transporter ATP-binding protein has protein sequence MALLEFTNISKHFGGLQVIKNFSFEVNQGEIVSIIGPNGAGKTTVFNLITGIYMPDEGQINFEGQSLLGLEPHQICKHGIARTFQLLRLFLNMSVRENVMSAAYSRTHANLLEIVFRTPSFKREEDRIRALAEEKLSFFGERLAGTFDQLVYSLPYANRRQVEMARAMATEPKILLLDEPAAGMNPNETQEITHLIGELRSRGGYTILVIEHDMQVVEGISDRVIALDYGEKIAEGSYHDVATNERVIEAYLGRKHAARAK, from the coding sequence ATGGCGCTTCTCGAATTCACCAACATCTCCAAACACTTCGGCGGCCTGCAAGTCATCAAGAATTTTTCGTTTGAAGTTAATCAGGGCGAGATCGTCAGCATCATCGGCCCGAACGGCGCCGGCAAGACGACCGTCTTCAATTTAATCACCGGCATCTACATGCCCGACGAGGGCCAGATCAATTTTGAAGGCCAGAGCCTGCTTGGCCTCGAGCCGCACCAGATCTGCAAACACGGCATTGCCCGCACCTTCCAACTCCTGCGTCTGTTCCTCAACATGAGCGTGCGCGAGAACGTGATGTCGGCGGCTTACTCGCGCACCCACGCCAATTTGCTGGAGATCGTCTTTCGCACGCCGAGCTTCAAGCGTGAAGAGGATCGCATTCGGGCGCTGGCAGAGGAGAAGTTGAGCTTCTTTGGCGAACGGCTGGCCGGTACATTTGATCAGCTGGTGTACAGTCTGCCCTACGCCAACCGCCGCCAGGTGGAAATGGCCCGGGCCATGGCCACCGAGCCGAAGATTCTTCTATTGGACGAGCCAGCCGCCGGAATGAACCCGAACGAGACGCAGGAGATCACCCACCTCATCGGTGAATTGCGTTCGCGGGGTGGCTACACCATCCTCGTCATCGAGCACGACATGCAAGTCGTCGAAGGCATCTCCGACCGCGTCATCGCCCTCGATTACGGCGAGAAGATCGCCGAAGGCTCTTATCACGATGTGGCGACCAACGAGCGCGTGATTGAGGCGTACCTGGGCCGGAAACACGCCGCGCGGGCGAAATGA
- a CDS encoding branched-chain amino acid ABC transporter permease, protein MAAKPLTQGNQPTSVVGQMIGRWNALPVTARFLVLLAAFAAIHLLTSNDYVIRIAGNVCLFAALAVALNVVVGYAGLLDLGFIAFYGIGAYAYAILSSDQFGIHWPTWVSLPVIGLLGIVFGLLLGSPSLRLLGDYLAIVTLGFGVVFAQLALTLDRVEVPWYDGSINVTGGTNGIVKLDPLGLFGFQLSSVTHYFYALLIWLAIVLIIVHRLNQSHLGRGWRSMGEDALAAETMGMPTRRLKLFAFSCGAAIAGISGGIFAAWQRSVFPQNFSTDILITLYAMMVLGGISNLGGAVLGAVVLAVTPELLRSPELSRLLFYATLVLGLLLLMKPRRNGLIVLVSVIVLGFVVRWIAGATIPDLLSSPTIEVAAESISTGLDRASQQFGIYVQQWILLLKEPLLPGNVAFAVSIPALLGLSRMKPGNLRLILTIPAIYLLVFVWETRLAAEPAVTRLLLIGGLLVVLMIFRPNGLLGKRKVEIV, encoded by the coding sequence ATGGCCGCCAAACCGTTGACTCAGGGCAACCAGCCGACGAGTGTTGTCGGGCAGATGATCGGGCGCTGGAATGCCCTGCCCGTCACGGCCCGGTTTCTAGTCTTGCTGGCGGCTTTCGCCGCTATCCATTTGTTGACCAGCAACGATTATGTGATCCGCATTGCCGGCAATGTATGCCTGTTTGCGGCGCTGGCGGTGGCTCTCAACGTGGTGGTAGGCTACGCCGGTTTGCTCGATCTGGGCTTCATTGCTTTCTACGGCATCGGCGCTTACGCTTACGCCATCCTGTCCTCGGATCAATTTGGCATCCACTGGCCCACCTGGGTCAGCCTGCCCGTCATTGGTTTGTTAGGCATCGTCTTTGGTTTGTTGCTGGGGTCGCCGTCATTGCGGTTGTTGGGCGACTACCTGGCAATTGTGACTCTGGGCTTTGGGGTAGTGTTCGCCCAATTGGCCCTCACCCTTGACCGGGTGGAAGTGCCCTGGTATGACGGCTCTATCAACGTCACCGGCGGCACCAACGGCATCGTCAAACTTGATCCACTTGGCCTCTTCGGTTTTCAACTGTCCAGCGTCACGCACTATTTTTATGCCCTGCTGATCTGGCTGGCGATTGTATTGATCATCGTTCACCGGCTGAACCAATCACACTTAGGCCGGGGCTGGCGTTCGATGGGCGAGGACGCCCTGGCGGCCGAGACGATGGGCATGCCGACGCGGCGGCTAAAATTGTTCGCCTTCTCCTGCGGGGCCGCCATTGCCGGAATCAGCGGCGGCATCTTTGCCGCCTGGCAACGGAGCGTGTTCCCGCAAAACTTCAGCACCGACATCCTGATCACCCTTTACGCCATGATGGTGCTGGGCGGCATCAGCAACCTGGGCGGCGCGGTGCTGGGCGCGGTGGTGCTGGCCGTCACGCCCGAACTTCTCCGTAGCCCCGAATTATCGCGCCTGCTTTTTTACGCCACGCTGGTGTTGGGGCTGTTGCTATTGATGAAGCCCAGACGAAACGGCCTGATCGTGTTGGTGAGTGTCATTGTATTGGGATTCGTTGTGCGCTGGATTGCCGGAGCGACGATCCCTGATCTCCTCTCATCGCCCACCATCGAAGTCGCCGCCGAGTCCATCTCCACCGGCCTGGATCGCGCCTCGCAACAATTTGGCATCTACGTCCAGCAATGGATTCTGTTGTTGAAGGAGCCGCTCCTGCCGGGCAACGTGGCTTTCGCCGTTTCAATTCCAGCCCTGCTGGGCCTGTCGCGCATGAAACCGGGCAACCTGCGATTGATCCTCACCATTCCGGCGATCTATCTTCTCGTCTTCGTCTGGGAAACGCGGTTGGCCGCCGAACCGGCCGTCACCCGTCTCCTGCTCATTGGCGGCTTGCTCGTGGTTTTGATGATCTTCCGCCCCAACGGTTTGCTGGGCAAGCGCAAGGTGGAGATCGTTTGA